In Tenacibaculum sp. 190524A02b, the genomic stretch TTTAGAAAAATAGTATAAAATTAAAATTATGAATAAACCAAAAAATAAGCTTTAGAAGGAAAAAATGTTACTGAATAAGATACAAAAAAGTTGCTTTAAGTTGACAAATAATAAAAGTTTTAAATAATTATTTTGAATAGAATAATAAAAAGTCTTTTATTTGCATCATAATTTATTGTTAAAGTTGAAGTTAAAGTTTAAAAAAATCACGCTATTTATAGCTATGATATACCCCTTCGTTACTTTTAGCCAAAACTTAGAGAAGATAGGAAAGTCTTCTTTGTTTAAGCTGTCAGGTGGAGTAGGTGTTAATGCTGTATTTTATAATGGTGAATCTAATAGAGAGCCATTTACTTATTTTCTGTCAGGTAATGTAAATTTAAATATCAGTGATGTTTATAATATTCCATTTTCTTTTTCGTATTCCAACAGTAAATTTCAAACTAATAACCCATTTTCTTTTAATAGATTAAGCCTACACCCTAGTTATAAGTGGGGCACTGCACATATAGGAGATGTTAGTATGACTTTTTCACCTTATACTTTAAGTGGTCATCAATTTACTGGGTTAGGTTTAGATCTTACACCTAAAGATAAATTGAAAATAAGTGTAATGTACGGAGAGTTGTTGAAAGCTAGAGAATTTGATCCGGAAAATACAGGAGATGCTAATTATAAGCGAATAGGATATGGTTTAAAAGCATCGTATAAGTTTGATAAATTTTCTGTTGGAGGAATTTTCTTCAGAGCAACTGATGACTTGTCTTCTCTAAAAGAAAAAATTCCAGTAGAAAGTAATATTCAGCCTAAGGATAATACCGTAATAAGTTTTGATGGTGAATTTTCAATAATTAAAGATTTAAAAATAAGAGGAGAAGTAGCTGTGTCTGCATTAACAGAAGATGTACGAGCAGGAGGTATTGATTCTGGGTTTATGTCTTTCTTATTAAAATCAAATGTGTCTACTCAATACTACAAAGCATATAATTTGAATTTTTTATATCAAGTAGGTAAAGGTAGTATTGGTTTAGGGTATGAATTTATAGATCCTAATTATAAAACATTAGGAGGTTATTTTTTTAATAATGATTTAGAGAATATTACAATAAATGCAACTCAAAGAATTTTTAAAGATAAATTAGGGATTACTGTAAATGCAGGTTTACAAAGGGATGATCTTGATGGCAGTAAAGCGTCTCAATTAAAACGTTTAGTTAGTTCGGTAAATTTGAATTTTGACGCAAGTAAAAAAATGAATATGACTTTGGCATATTCTAATTTTCAATCCTTCACAAATATTAAAAATCAATTTGATTTTATTAATGGAGTTTCACAGATAGAACAAGATTTAGATCGTTCTAATGTTTCACAAATATCTCAAAATGCAAATCTTAATGTTAATTATATCCTTTTAGAGACTGAGGATATAAGGCAAAATTTAAATGTAGGTCTTACATTTCAGGATGCAACAAATAAAGTTGAAAATGAGGAAAAAGATCTAGATAAATCTACTTTATATAATGGTAATATAGCATATACAATAGGGTATCCACAATTAAATTTAAATATATCGGGAGCTTTAAATGCTAGTTATAACCAATTAATAGATAATAATAGTGTAATTTTTGGTCCCACATTGTCAGCAAGTAAAAGTTTTTTTGATAAAAAGTTAAAAGTAAATAGCTCTTTAGGTTATAATCAAAGTAGAAATAATGGGAAAAAACAAGGAGATATAACTAATTTTAGAGCTAGCGGACGATATGTGTATAAGAAACAACATAATTTTAGTCTTAATGGCTTAATGCAATTAAGAAATTCAGTTAATACAGTCAAACAAGATTTTACATTGACATTTGGTTATACTTATAATTTTGGTTTGTTTGATTCCAAGAACATTAAGTTTAAAAAAAGAAAAAGAAAGAATAAAAAGAAAAAAAATAAAGAACAAATAAAGTTTGTTTATAAAGATTCAATTTATAAAGGCTCTATTAGAGAGGTAGATACTAAAATAGAAATTTTATTAAATTCATCAGTTTTTAAAGATATACCCAAAGAAAGAAAAGAAAAATTTAATAAAGAAAGAAAAATAATTGCAGAAGAAACTAATAAAAGAATATACAAAATAAAAGCAATTCAGTTTTTGAAAGAATTATATGATTCTGAAAAAAGCATGAAAACTTATTATAGTATGCTAAAACAAGTTTTAGATGACTTATGGTCAGACGCAAATCGTTTGGATTATAATATGGAGCTTGAGTATTTGAAAAACAGAAAAGAAATTATAAAACATGTTTTATGGAATAAACCTGTAAGTTTGAGAAAAGATTTTTCTAAAAAACTTCAAAAGGAGTTTGAAATAATGAATAAGAAATATAAAAAATCAGAGAAAAAATTATTAATCCATAGATGGATTGTTTCTACGATAAAAAATTACAAAGTCCTTGATGATATTAGAAAAGATGATGGTTTCTTAAGAGTGTTTTTTATAAAAAGAGGGAACGATATTTTTGAAATGATTGATAATGATGTAGATAAATCAAAAATAAAATTATATTTGTTAACTAATCTCATAGAGTTTTTAGCAAAGGAATCGGAAAAGTATATTGATGAAAGTCAATATGAATTAAAATATATTTATAAAACTAACTAGCTTTAATTGTAATGAAAAGAATAGTACCCTTGATTTTCGTTCTATTGATGATAATTGGAAATGTTTATGCACAACAATATCCAGTTACCATTGTACCAAGAGTAGCAGCGCCTGCTCCAGTAAATTTCTTTAATTATGCAGATGATTCTGGATTAAATAGTCCTATAACAGTTCAAATATTTCTTAATGATATTACTGTTAGTAACCGACAAATTCGATTGAAAACGTATTTTGAAGGTAATAATATTAGGTTTAGAAGTAAAGATTTTGTGGTTGGAGCTGATGATTTATTTATAGAAGGAGGTATTCCCTTAACTTTAAGAAATGCAGAGTTAGCACCTTATTATAGGTTTGAAAATATAGAAGGAATTAATAATATAACATACTCACAAACAATTCCAGAAGGTAGTTATAGCTTTTGCTTTGAAGTATATGATTACTTATCGGGAACCAAACTTTCTACTAAAAAATGTGCTACAGTATTTATATTTAAGAATGAACCTCCAATTTTAAACTTACCATTTAATAAAACAAACATAGAACCCAAAGATTTTGAGAATATTATTTTTCAATGGACACCAAGGCATATTAACGTTAGTAATGTAGAGTATGAGTTTAGTATGGTTGAAATTTGGGATGATTATATAAACCCACAAACAGCTTTTTTATCACAGACTCCAATATTTGAAACAACGACTAGAACAACTAGTCTAGTATATGGTCCAGATAAACCATTATTACTTCCAGGAAAACGTTATGCTTGGCGGGTTAGGGCAAAAGCATTACAAGGAATAGAAGAAGTTGGGTTATTTAAAAATCAAGGATACAGTGAGATATTTTGGTTTTCTAGAACAGCTCCCTGTATGATTCCAGAAGATATTAGTGCAGAGCCCAAAGGTATTTCAAAAATTAATATTTTTTGGAATCAAGAACCCATTATTTACTCTGAATTCATAATTGCTTATAGAGAAGCTGATAATCCAGATGCGCATTGGTTTACAAAAAAAACAAATAGTGGATGGGCAACTATATGGGATTTAAAGGCAGGCACAACATATGAGTACAAAGTAAAAGGAAAATGTAAATATCAATATAGTGAGTACTCTGAAACACAAAGGGTAACTACAGAGATTATTCAAAATGAAGACGCTAATTATAATTGTGGAATAGTTCCAGATGCTATAGCTATTAGTAATAGAGAACCGCATCCAGGATTAAATATCGGAGATCAAATAACTGCAGGTGATTTTAAGGTTACAATTACAGAACTTCAAAATCAAGCTAATGGGATTATTTCTGGAAAAGGATATGTAGGAATTCCATATTTAAATATGGCTAAGTTTGGTGTTACTTTTAATGGGATTTTAGTGAATTCTTCAAATCAACTTGCAGAAGGAGAGATTGTAACATTATATGATCCTGAATTTGGAGAAGGAGCCTCAATGACAGTAGATGTAAATATAAATATAGCAGAAACTATAGACGGAGATGACGGTGTTGTAGAAGAAACTGTAACTGTAGATTTTGTCATTGAGTCTATAGAAGTTGATGCAAACGGAGCTTTTGTTGTAACAGGTACAAATGGAGAAACAGCCATAATACCAGGAGATGATGATATAAAGATAAAAAGTGATAACGGAGAAGTTTGGTCAGTTGGAGAAGACGGAACGATAACTAAACAAGAAGAAGCAGATGGAGGGGCTATTACAGATTCAAATACAAGTGGATTAGATACAGAAGGAAATGTAGATGGTGTTACGGCTTCAGGTGTAAAGATTATTTTTGAGGCTTCAGGTTATTATCATTTTGATCAATTACCTAGCGGAACATCAAGTGATTTTGAAAAAGAGTATAAGTTTTTAGAGCAAGAAGGTGGGAAATATAAAGTACCATATAAAGCAATTTCTGATACAAATGGAGAAGATTTTATTTATGCTAAAGTTACCATTAATGATCCAGATATTAAACGTAGTGATGTTGTTTTTAAAACTAAAGAAGGAGGAAAGGTAACAGTTGAAGAATGGGACGGGGATAGAGCTAAACTAAAGTTAATAAGAAAATTTCATTATGCAGATGAGGAAATTTATGCAGTTGTAAAATCTAAACAAGATTCAACAAAGTATGATGTAGCTGGAAGTTTAATAACTACCCATTTAGCTTCACAAGAACTAGAGGCTATAAATGTAACACTTGTGCCTATAGGAGTAGGTAAGATTGATAGTAGTATAAAGAAAGAAGTAGAAGAAATTTATAAAAAAGCTGGAGTCCGTTTAAATATTCAAGAAGTAAATGAAATATCACCTGAAGAAGTTTATAAATGGGATATAGATGGTAATGGAAAACTAAAGGTGGGAGATAGTGCCATGTTAGCTCATTATACTGATGAGGAACAAGTTTTCAATAGTTATATAAAACAACAAAGTTTTTACAGTAAAAACACCTACTATGTTTTTGTGACTAATGTACGGGTGAGTAACAATGAGGTAAATGGTTTTATGCCTTTAAAAAGGCAATTTGGGTTTGTATTTACCCGAAATGCAAATACTCCTAAAAAACAAGTAAAAACATTAGCTCACGAATTAGGTCATGGAATTTTTGGTTTAAAACATCCATGGGATGAATATAATTTTGCAGAAAGTGCAACTAACTTATTAATGGATAATGGTGATGGTATAGTTCTGAGTCATTTAGATTGGAAAAAAATGCATGCACCTGGTATCCAAATTTATTGGTTCCAAGGTGATGAAGATGGACAAAATACAATTGTATCAAGTATTCCTAAGCAATTTGCAAATAATGATAAAACTTATACATTCTTGACGATGAATGGAAGTTACATTACATTGCCTAAAAATGTTAAAAATTTAAGTTTTGTAACTGGAATAGATAAGTTGAATCCATATATCCATTACCCTACAGGAGCTCTTCAATCTTTTGTTATTGAAGGAAAGAAGTATTCTGCAAAAATAGATGGGATTATAGAACCAACTGATGATTATACAATTGAAAATTTTGATTTTACGTATAATGGTTTTAAAAATTATTCCGTAGAAGAGAGAGATAAGTACCATGGATCTGTAATAACTGTTGTTCCTGATGGAAGTTCAAGAAGGTTATTAAGAGTAAGGGTAAAAGACTTAACATTTCAGGAAAATGAAAAAGTTAATATTTTAAAGAAAAATACTTACGATAAGTTTCAAAAAGTATTAATTAGTGAAAATAAAATAGTAGAAAAAAGATATAAATATGGAGAAACAACACCTTATGATGGCTCATATGTATTAAATCAAGAATTAGTACAGCAATTTTTAGGAGAAGGTATCAACTGGAAAGAACATTACTTTATAGCGTCTAAGTTAGCTTTTTTAAATAATACTTATCCGGATATTATAGAAGAAATATTTCCTAGATTAGCTTTAAAAAGCGATACACAATCCCATCTTCCGTCTGATAAAGCTTATGTTGGATTAAAAGGTTTATCAATAGAAAAGTTAATAGATGTATATATTAAGTTAGTAAATGGTGTTCGAGGAAAAGTTTCAAATTGTTATGAAATGCTTTCAAATATTAATATTAACGCTTCATTTAGGAATGTAAAAGCTTGTATTGATAATTTGTCAGATAAAGAAATAGAAAAGTTACCAGTTGATTCAAAAATAACAGCATTAAGTATTTTAACTAACTGGAGTGTAGTAACAACAAATAGTACAGAAATTGAGATAATTAGATTACTGAAGTTTACTCAAAAGAAAGATGTTGATAAATTGTTAGATAAATTAAAAGGTAAAACAGCTTATGAGAACAGTGATGATTTTATTCTTAAAAGGTTAGTTTATAAAGTTGATAATGACCACACTTATTTTACAGATGATAATTATTTAGAATTAGTAAAAACCTTATCGTTACTTGCATCAAAATCAGAAAAGTTTAAAAAATCTGTTTTAGAATACTCAGATGAAGAGTTTTTAAAACGAATAATTGATTTTTATCATAGGAGTTTTTGGGATGGTGTAAAAGAAAGCCTAGGAACAAACCCAACAGTACCTTATGTAAAGTGTACTCCAGATACAAATGTTAACTGGGTATCTAAAGATGATGTTAAAATAAAAATTCAGAATACGGTTTCATGTA encodes the following:
- a CDS encoding fibronectin type III domain-containing protein, which translates into the protein MKRIVPLIFVLLMIIGNVYAQQYPVTIVPRVAAPAPVNFFNYADDSGLNSPITVQIFLNDITVSNRQIRLKTYFEGNNIRFRSKDFVVGADDLFIEGGIPLTLRNAELAPYYRFENIEGINNITYSQTIPEGSYSFCFEVYDYLSGTKLSTKKCATVFIFKNEPPILNLPFNKTNIEPKDFENIIFQWTPRHINVSNVEYEFSMVEIWDDYINPQTAFLSQTPIFETTTRTTSLVYGPDKPLLLPGKRYAWRVRAKALQGIEEVGLFKNQGYSEIFWFSRTAPCMIPEDISAEPKGISKINIFWNQEPIIYSEFIIAYREADNPDAHWFTKKTNSGWATIWDLKAGTTYEYKVKGKCKYQYSEYSETQRVTTEIIQNEDANYNCGIVPDAIAISNREPHPGLNIGDQITAGDFKVTITELQNQANGIISGKGYVGIPYLNMAKFGVTFNGILVNSSNQLAEGEIVTLYDPEFGEGASMTVDVNINIAETIDGDDGVVEETVTVDFVIESIEVDANGAFVVTGTNGETAIIPGDDDIKIKSDNGEVWSVGEDGTITKQEEADGGAITDSNTSGLDTEGNVDGVTASGVKIIFEASGYYHFDQLPSGTSSDFEKEYKFLEQEGGKYKVPYKAISDTNGEDFIYAKVTINDPDIKRSDVVFKTKEGGKVTVEEWDGDRAKLKLIRKFHYADEEIYAVVKSKQDSTKYDVAGSLITTHLASQELEAINVTLVPIGVGKIDSSIKKEVEEIYKKAGVRLNIQEVNEISPEEVYKWDIDGNGKLKVGDSAMLAHYTDEEQVFNSYIKQQSFYSKNTYYVFVTNVRVSNNEVNGFMPLKRQFGFVFTRNANTPKKQVKTLAHELGHGIFGLKHPWDEYNFAESATNLLMDNGDGIVLSHLDWKKMHAPGIQIYWFQGDEDGQNTIVSSIPKQFANNDKTYTFLTMNGSYITLPKNVKNLSFVTGIDKLNPYIHYPTGALQSFVIEGKKYSAKIDGIIEPTDDYTIENFDFTYNGFKNYSVEERDKYHGSVITVVPDGSSRRLLRVRVKDLTFQENEKVNILKKNTYDKFQKVLISENKIVEKRYKYGETTPYDGSYVLNQELVQQFLGEGINWKEHYFIASKLAFLNNTYPDIIEEIFPRLALKSDTQSHLPSDKAYVGLKGLSIEKLIDVYIKLVNGVRGKVSNCYEMLSNININASFRNVKACIDNLSDKEIEKLPVDSKITALSILTNWSVVTTNSTEIEIIRLLKFTQKKDVDKLLDKLKGKTAYENSDDFILKRLVYKVDNDHTYFTDDNYLELVKTLSLLASKSEKFKKSVLEYSDEEFLKRIIDFYHRSFWDGVKESLGTNPTVPYVKCTPDTNVNWVSKDDVKIKIQNTVSCNLIEYPTSDTPLEVDPITPIWFVNKSSLSMLSDYNKNNPVLAPAILAYYANDVGNTKNIIDGVEATVDVISLFSGAGALAKAPTHLRKAFIIADMIGSGVNITLASSSENLNPEVKKVLQALNVLTAIIAVGELADGVKSLKTFFTKAKSNTKDLPSKSEVESFINSILNDKVSPEELAKIGTNKLKEAEKWLDNIILEGKASGSMDLAVKAKTAKAKILSIKELLKINPNDLKSVLNLTGSEISLVKNYLNKSDDYIDVIVHSNKVGDKFSIIIEVNGKVDEVVLSAKDFARTLSDVPTNKTIRLLSCNNTDSAKEIASVLNRDIITSSGEMKLYDNGLIETGSWFIAKPGGKIEDYRPKKYNLDATDNYIILGEKLDDPLLEAIRIGKRSDGTLADALRAAGYPKSADAVKGAGNVSKNNKKWLDSGDSQIPNAKTDYRFTRNGVTYEIGTPPAGPNEKWKAYFTRLNKIIKENGKDVKHFNQFESHHIFPVDLFKRESFRKWFENFGHKHYDINGDNSLENLIMLEAIRRNPITDKGNPNFLGGVHTNHPQYTERIGAYIDNLWKDAKSANKDWDDLKIAREIDDDIVSFSENLKQSLLENSVRGDVELPTYWDNIDFEQLKNK